One segment of Cyprinus carpio isolate SPL01 chromosome A17, ASM1834038v1, whole genome shotgun sequence DNA contains the following:
- the LOC109107286 gene encoding coiled-coil domain-containing protein 177-like produces the protein MVDPLEPDDQSKFRGAQFKSPAGASKAPCRPEPGDDREKDVSVDSSPHTEPSTEPVPSSQEPCQQQNSQPEELKLHLDLYNFDSPAAEGSRYVLTSPHSLEACAHCGVKPVELLPRPLSDFAREAPGRSMRVATGMFEIYERDRHAKLRHCREERERIIREEKRRIPQAALNNNADPLASEKSQETVNAGLSQQTNHNLINPAPKITPTCSGAPRKQSTSTTPKSTTAGSGQVSTVSTSSSPPKVSPVNSAPTAKGTSAKTSKSLEVQSGGKPQGPKPSIIQRSIQSAPGGQGSKKPSSAHTKAPSTFPRSITKPSSFPRTPTSLAPIVSKSAVQSPANGITSTFAQHNGHIISKSKARCRSHSLESLQRRRDMFCSSTASTTNTTTTTCTSSESASSSYSWDGARDHWAKTSSPRARTLATFNSLMGRSLSLGDLSHSPQTMQKVERIVKEVKRRGLKAVPERDRKIAALMLARYQEEDIMSQTRYVAHLQWDSERRLEELRREREEREKQRAVQQCQRAWQSQVSTRQRWLNQQERDAAEAKLRQALESEERWKELAEQQERSRLQKLQQTAREEKHKKALQEQNLKALEEERAAILEQEKLLLKEKLTIAELRRQEREHQIQEERRGLNRAEKRRHAALIQEIARREVDEREEARRIADEKLSRSLENYEQIQEKRGQELKEKAKREEKQIQKARRAAELREQQQKEQMEARAREAGRRAQQAAQIAEERAREKAQRVVQSRQEKERLQRLNRQRVEEEEKQRRLELLQSIERKLEKSEQIFREKRAVLESARSVARASFHVRDRVREETNMRTFDKMALEAQLKANLVEK, from the coding sequence ATGGTGGACCCATTGGAACCTGATGACCAGAGTAAATTCAGAGGGGCCCAGTTTAAAAGCCCTGCTGGAGCCTCTAAAGCACCATGTCGACCTGAGCCAGGTGATGATAGAGAGAAAGATGTTAGTGTGGATTCCAGCCCACATACAGAGCCCAGTACTGAACCTGTACCGAGCTCTCAAGAACCATGCCAGCAGCAAAACAGTCAACCAGAAGAGCTAAAACTACATCTGGACCTTTACAATTTTGACTCACCAGCTGCAGAAGGCAGCCGGTATGTACTGACAAGCCCTCACTCTCTCGAGGCATGTGCACACTGTGGAGTGAAACCTGTGGAGCTTCTGCCTCGTCCACTGTCTGATTTTGCCCGTGAGGCACCCGGCAGGAGTATGCGTGTCGCCACAGGAATGTTTGAGATATATGAGCGGGATAGACATGCTAAACTCCGACACTGCAGAGAGGAAAGAGAGCGGATTATCAGAGAGGAGAAGAGGCGAATTCCACAGGCAGCTCTCAACAATAATGCTGATCCACTGGCTTCAGAGAAGTCACAGGAAACTGTTAATGCTGGATTGTCTCAACAAACcaatcataatttaataaatccaGCCCCCAAAATAACACCCACATGCAGCGGTGCACCTAGAAAACAATCTACATCAACTACCCCTAAAAGCACGACAGCAGGGTCAGGACAAGTTTCTACAGTGTCCACGTCCAGCTCTCCTCCAAAAGTCAGTCCAGTGAACTCTGCTCCTACCGCTAAAGGAACTTCTGCCAAAACGTCTAAGTCCCTTGAAGTACAATCTGGAGGAAAACCTCAAGGTCCAAAACCTTCAATAATCCAACGATCGATTCAGTCAGCTCCAGGAGGTCAGGGTTCAAAAAAACCCTCCAGTGCTCATACAAAGGCTCCAAGTACTTTCCCCAGATCAATAACAAAACCTTCTTCATTTCCAAGGACACCAACTTCGCTTGCCCCAATAGTGTCAAAATCTGCTGTCCAAAGTCCTGCCAATGGCATCACAAGTACATTTGCACAGCATAACGGGCACATCATCTCCAAATCAAAGGCTAGATGCAGAAGCCACTCATTGGAGTCTTTGCAACGCAGACGTGACATGTTTTGTTCCTCTACTGCTTCAACAACAAACACCACAACTACCACATGTACCTCCTCTGAATCTGCTTCCTCATCCTATAGCTGGGATGGGGCAAGAGATCACTGGGCTAAGACATCAAGCCCTCGTGCCCGCACTTTAGCTACCTTTAACTCCCTGATGGGTCGCAGTTTGAGCTTGGGAGACCTTAGCCACTCTCCACAGACTATGCAAAAAGTGGAGCGCATTGTGAAAGAGGTGAAACGACGAGGACTTAAAGCTGTCCCAGAACGAGACCGAAAGATTGCTGCACTAATGCTAGCCAGGTACCAAGAGGAGGACATAATGAGCCAGACACGCTACGTAGCACACCTGCAATGGGACAGTGAGCGCAGACTAGAGGAGCTACGAAGGGAACGTGAAGAACGGGAGAAACAGAGGGCTGTGCAGCAGTGCCAGCGTGCATGGCAGTCACAAGTTTCTACCCGGCAGCGCTGGCTTAACCAGCAGGAGCGTGATGCGGCAGAAGCGAAACTTCGCCAAGCATTGGAAAGTGAGGAGCGTTGGAAGGAACTGGCTGAGCAACAAGAACGCAGCCGGTTGCAGAAACTGCAACAGACTGCTCGTGAGGAGAAACACAAGAAAGCATTACAAGAACAGAACCTTAAAGCTCTGGAGGAGGAGCGTGCTGCTATTCTTGAGCAAGAGAAACTGCTCCTTAAGGAGAAACTGACCATCGCTGAGCTGAGGCGACAGGAGCGAGAGCACCAAATTCAAGAGGAGCGTCGTGGACTCAACCGTGCCGAGAAGAGGCGCCATGCAGCTCTTATCCAAGAGATTGCACGGCGAGAAGTGGACGAGCGTGAAGAAGCACGGAGAATAGCCGATGAGAAGCTAAGTAGGTCTTTGGAAAACTATGAGCAAATACAAGAAAAACGTGGGCAAGAGTTAAAGGAGAAAGCTAAGCGTGAAGAGAAGCAGATCCAGAAAGCAAGACGGGCTGCTGAACTACGTGAGCAACAGCAGAAGGAACAGATGGAGGCAAGGGCTAGGGAAGCCGGAAGACGAGCACAACAAGCCGCTCAAATAGCTGAAGAGAGGGCACGGGAGAAGGCCCAACGTGTGGTGCAAAGCAGGCAGGAAAAAGAACGACTTCAAAGGCTTAACCGTCAACGCgtagaggaggaggagaaacagCGTCGCCTAGAACTCTTGCAGTCCATTGAACGCAAACTGGAAAAAAGTGAACAGATTTTCAGAGAAAAACGTGCAGTCTTGGAAAGTGCCCGATCCGTGGCGCGTGCATCTTTCCACGTGCGGGATCGTGTTCGTGAAGAGACAAACATGCGCACCTTTGACAAGATGGCCCTGGAGGCACAGTTAAAAGCAAATTTAGTTGAGAAGTGA